A genome region from Carya illinoinensis cultivar Pawnee chromosome 2, C.illinoinensisPawnee_v1, whole genome shotgun sequence includes the following:
- the LOC122300394 gene encoding protein FAR1-RELATED SEQUENCE 5-like isoform X3, with protein MGKEEDGRPPRPSTSTSTTHGYYGTVNPYNPPYMMPSNTFPIPYPYAWGSQYVAVPPFGPNMASSMVSKPKELGRDEDTNQYVPMRPFGPMMPSPPSSNPEEFSRGEHTTQQYVAMPPPFAMPPFVPSLASPPSSNPEEFSRGEPQTMQGVAMPPPFAKPTFAPPCPSPLLSIPEELRGAEDSTQYSSLPPFGPTMPSPTSSNPDESRRVENTTQHSTMPPCGPSRPYPHSTTEIHVGETEPEITESPDAEGMNDLSDDDEKVDPPTAGMKFPSDNEVLLYYKRYAKQEGFGVIIKRTKRDLDGNAKYVTIGCARGGRYYPSYSNLAKPRATTKTDCKAKVNARVVNGEWVLTSVELLHNHSTVSPKKSRFFRSHRVLDEYSQRMLDLNDRAGIRMNKNFQALVTEAGGFENLEFQEKDCRNYIDKARYLRMGKGGGEALNDYFTRMRKMNDGFVSVMDVDDEFRVRNVFWADARSRAAYAVFGDVITFDTTYLTNRYGMPFAPFVGVNHHGQSILLGAGLISSEDTSTFVWLFEAWLECMNGRAPQAIITDQDRAMKNAIGIVFPQTRHRYYLWHIMLKLPEKLGSHGDYDAGLKANIQNAVYDTQTCDEFEEKWQQLMNKYDLMGNAWLEGLYTERSFWVPVYLKGVFWAGMSTTQRSESMNAFFDGYVHSGTTLKEFVDQYDNALRKKVETETAADFQSCNQTIPCVSSFKIERQFQSLYTNAKFKEVQSEVWGMLLCNPSLVSTQGSISTFEVLEEISTPDGQTKIVKYNVYLNEEEFEIKCTCGLFEMRGIICRHAFKVCQLKYIHHVPDKYVLDRWRKDIKRSYRLVKSSYDDCRANTDSRRHDVVVKRCLRFARRVPWNDEHVSSFFQLLEEFEQKVVGLQAESGSTRLKSTVDADRGKKILSPLVIRGKGRPPTRRKVPMVEKAGRKRKKKQTYKRIFVEEDQMGHPMPAEEVAGGIDEVVLPTQCSNLTQVTPPATEQATPILPHGL; from the exons ATGGGCAAAGAGGAAGATGGAAGGCCACCCAGGCCATCTACGTCGACTTCTACCACCCAT GGATATTATGGTACTGTAAATCCATATAATCCGCCATATATGATGCCTTCAAATACATTTCCAATTCCATATCCATATGCTTGGGGTAGCCAG TATGTCGCAGTGCCACCCTTTGGACCAAACATGGCATCCTCAATGGTGAGTAAGCCGAAGGAGTTGGGTCGAGATGAAGATACAAACCAG TATGTGCCAATGCGACCCTTTGGACCAATGATGCCATCTCCTCCGTCGAGTAATCCGGAGGAGTTCAGCCGAGGTGAACATACCACGCAG CAGTATGTGGCAATGCCACCCCCCTTCGCAATGCCACCATTTGTCCCTTCGTTGGCATCCCCTCCGTCGAGTAATCCGGAGGAGTTCAGCCGAGGTGAACCCCAAACCATGCAG GGGGTTGCGATGCCACCCCCCTTCGCCAAACCAACCTTTGCACCTCCGTGTCCATCCCCTCTGTTGAGTATTCCTGAGGAGTTGAGAGGAGCTGAAGATTCGACGCAA TATTCCTCATTGCCACCCTTTGGACCAACCATGCCATCCCCTACGTCGAGTAATCCTGATGAGTCGAGACGAGTTGAAAATACAACTCAG CATTCAACTATGCCACCGTGCGGACCAAGCAGGCCCTACCCACATTCAACAACTGAAATACATGTTGGAG AAACTGAACCTGAAATAACTGAATCGCCAGATGCGGAGGGGATGAATGATCTATCAGATGATGATGAGAAAGTTGACCCTCCAACAGCTGGTATGAAATTTCCATCTGATAATGAGGTTTTGCTGTATTACAAACGATATGCCAAACAAGAGGGTTTTGGTGTGATTATCAAACggacaaagagagatctagATGGGAATGCCAAATATGTGACGATTGGTTGTGCACGTGGGGGAAGGTATTATCCTAGCTATAGTAATTTAGCTAAGCCCCGAGCAACGACAAAAACCGATTGTAAGGCAAAAGTAAATGCTCGGGTTGTGAATGGTGAATGGGTGTTGACCAGTGTTGAGCTGCTTCACAACCATAGTACTGTTAGCCCAAAGAAATCTAGATTCTTTAGATCTCACAGAGTTTTAGATGAATACAGTCAGAGGATGCTCGACTTGAATGACAGAGCGGGTATTCGGATGAATAAAAATTTCCAAGCACTTGTGACTGAAGCTGGGGGGTTTGAGAATTTGGAGTTCCAAGAGAAAGATTGCAGGAATTATATCGACAAAGCCAGATATTTAAGAATGGGTAAAGGGGGTGGTGAAGCACTGAATGACTACTTTACgagaatgaggaaaatgaaTGATGGGTTTGTGTCCGTCatggatgtggatgatgagtttAGAGTCAGGAATGTGTTTTGGGCTGACGCACGAAGTCGGGCAGCATATGCGGTTTTTGGAGATGTTATCACTTTTGATACTACGTACCTAACAAATAGGTACGGAATGCCGTTTGCTCCCTTCGTTGGAGTCAACCATCATGGACAGTCCATACTCCTGGGGGCAGGGTTGATTTCAAGCGAGGATACAAGTACgtttgtttggttgtttgaaGCATGGTTAGAATGCATGAACGGACGAGCACCTCAAGCCATCATAACAGACCAAGACCGTGCAATGAAGAATGCCATTGGTATTGTATTCCCGCAAACAAGGCATAGATACTATCTCTGGCATATAATGCTGAAATTGCCAGAGAAATTGGGATCCCACGGTGATTACGACGCAGGGTTGAAGGCCAACATTCAGAATGCAGTCTATGACACACAGACTTGTGATGAATTTGAGGAGAAGTGGCAGCAGCTAATGAATAAGTATGACCTAATGGGAAATGCATGGTTGGAGGGGTTGTACACGGAGAGGTCTTTTTGGGTACCGGTTTATTTGAAAGGTGTATTTTGGGCAGGGATGAGCACTACCCAGCGGTCTGAAAGCATGAACGCCTTCTTCGACGGATATGTCCATTCCGGTACGACGTTGAAAGAATTTGTCGATCAATATGACAATGCTTTGCGGAAGAAGGTGGAGACGGAGACGGCAGCTGATTTCCAATCGTGTAACCAAACGATCCCATGTGTTTCGTCATTCAAAATTGAGAGACAGTTCCAATCATTGTATACAAATGCTAAATTTAAAGAGGTTCAATCCGAGGTTTGGGGGATGCTTTTATGTAACCCTTCGCTTGTCAGCACACAAGGCAGCATTTCCACTTTCGAGGTGCTCGAAGAGATTTCCACCCCCGATGGACAAACCAAAATTGTGAAATACAACGTTTACTTGAATGAAGAGGAATTCGAAATTAAATGCACTTGTGGCTTGTTTGAAATGAGGGGGATTATCTGTAGGCATGCATTTAAAGTCTGTCAACTGAAGTACATTCATCACGTGCCAGATAAATATGTcttagatcgatggaggaaagaCATAAAGAGATCTTACAGGCTGGTTAAGAGTAGCTATGATGATTGTCGGGCCAATACGGATTCACGGCGGCATGACGTTGTTGTTAAACGATGTCTACGATTTGCTCGACGTGTACCATGGAATGATGAGCATGTTAGTTCTTTCTTTCAGCTGTTGGAAGAGTTTGAGCAGAAGGTAGTAGGATTACAGGCTGAGTCAGGATCAACGAGGTTGAAATCGACTGTCGATGCCGATAGAGGTAAGAAAATATTAAGTCCACTTGTTATTCGTGGGAAGGGGAGACCGCCAACTCGGAGAAAGGTCCCAATGGTCGAGAAGGCTGGGAGGAAGCGAAAGAAGAAACAG ACTTATAAGAGAATATTTGTGGAGGAAGACCAAATGGGCCATCCTATGCCAGCAGAAGAAGTTGCCGGTGGTATTGACGAGGTTGTGCTCCCAACCCAGTGTAGTAATCTAACACAAGTAACACCTCCAGCCACTGAGCAG GCTACGCCAATCTTGCCCCATGGACTTTAG
- the LOC122300394 gene encoding protein FAR1-RELATED SEQUENCE 5-like isoform X4, which produces MGKEEDGRPPRPSTSTSTTHVGYTQGYYGTVNPYNPPYMMPSNTFPIPYPYAWGSQYVAVPPFGPNMASSMVSKPKELGRDEDTNQYVPMRPFGPMMPSPPSSNPEEFSRGEHTTQQYVAMPPPFAMPPFVPSLASPPSSNPEEFSRGEPQTMQGVAMPPPFAKPTFAPPCPSPLLSIPEELRGAEDSTQYSSLPPFGPTMPSPTSSNPDESRRVENTTQHSTMPPCGPSRPYPHSTTEIHVGETEPEITESPDAEGMNDLSDDDEKVDPPTAGMKFPSDNEVLLYYKRYAKQEGFGVIIKRTKRDLDGNAKYVTIGCARGGRYYPSYSNLAKPRATTKTDCKAKVNARVVNGEWVLTSVELLHNHSTVSPKKSRFFRSHRVLDEYSQRMLDLNDRAGIRMNKNFQALVTEAGGFENLEFQEKDCRNYIDKARYLRMGKGGGEALNDYFTRMRKMNDGFVSVMDVDDEFRVRNVFWADARSRAAYAVFGDVITFDTTYLTNRYGMPFAPFVGVNHHGQSILLGAGLISSEDTSTFVWLFEAWLECMNGRAPQAIITDQDRAMKNAIGIVFPQTRHRYYLWHIMLKLPEKLGSHGDYDAGLKANIQNAVYDTQTCDEFEEKWQQLMNKYDLMGNAWLEGLYTERSFWVPVYLKGVFWAGMSTTQRSESMNAFFDGYVHSGTTLKEFVDQYDNALRKKVETETAADFQSCNQTIPCVSSFKIERQFQSLYTNAKFKEVQSEVWGMLLCNPSLVSTQGSISTFEVLEEISTPDGQTKIVKYNVYLNEEEFEIKCTCGLFEMRGIICRHAFKVCQLKYIHHVPDKYVLDRWRKDIKRSYRLVKSSYDDCRANTDSRRHDVVVKRCLRFARRVPWNDEHVSSFFQLLEEFEQKVVGLQAESGSTRLKSTVDADRGKKILSPLVIRGKGRPPTRRKVPMVEKAGRKRKKKQTYKRIFVEEDQMGHPMPAEEVAGGIDEVVLPTQCSNLTQVTPPATEQV; this is translated from the exons ATGGGCAAAGAGGAAGATGGAAGGCCACCCAGGCCATCTACGTCGACTTCTACCACCCATGTAGGATACACACAG GGATATTATGGTACTGTAAATCCATATAATCCGCCATATATGATGCCTTCAAATACATTTCCAATTCCATATCCATATGCTTGGGGTAGCCAG TATGTCGCAGTGCCACCCTTTGGACCAAACATGGCATCCTCAATGGTGAGTAAGCCGAAGGAGTTGGGTCGAGATGAAGATACAAACCAG TATGTGCCAATGCGACCCTTTGGACCAATGATGCCATCTCCTCCGTCGAGTAATCCGGAGGAGTTCAGCCGAGGTGAACATACCACGCAG CAGTATGTGGCAATGCCACCCCCCTTCGCAATGCCACCATTTGTCCCTTCGTTGGCATCCCCTCCGTCGAGTAATCCGGAGGAGTTCAGCCGAGGTGAACCCCAAACCATGCAG GGGGTTGCGATGCCACCCCCCTTCGCCAAACCAACCTTTGCACCTCCGTGTCCATCCCCTCTGTTGAGTATTCCTGAGGAGTTGAGAGGAGCTGAAGATTCGACGCAA TATTCCTCATTGCCACCCTTTGGACCAACCATGCCATCCCCTACGTCGAGTAATCCTGATGAGTCGAGACGAGTTGAAAATACAACTCAG CATTCAACTATGCCACCGTGCGGACCAAGCAGGCCCTACCCACATTCAACAACTGAAATACATGTTGGAG AAACTGAACCTGAAATAACTGAATCGCCAGATGCGGAGGGGATGAATGATCTATCAGATGATGATGAGAAAGTTGACCCTCCAACAGCTGGTATGAAATTTCCATCTGATAATGAGGTTTTGCTGTATTACAAACGATATGCCAAACAAGAGGGTTTTGGTGTGATTATCAAACggacaaagagagatctagATGGGAATGCCAAATATGTGACGATTGGTTGTGCACGTGGGGGAAGGTATTATCCTAGCTATAGTAATTTAGCTAAGCCCCGAGCAACGACAAAAACCGATTGTAAGGCAAAAGTAAATGCTCGGGTTGTGAATGGTGAATGGGTGTTGACCAGTGTTGAGCTGCTTCACAACCATAGTACTGTTAGCCCAAAGAAATCTAGATTCTTTAGATCTCACAGAGTTTTAGATGAATACAGTCAGAGGATGCTCGACTTGAATGACAGAGCGGGTATTCGGATGAATAAAAATTTCCAAGCACTTGTGACTGAAGCTGGGGGGTTTGAGAATTTGGAGTTCCAAGAGAAAGATTGCAGGAATTATATCGACAAAGCCAGATATTTAAGAATGGGTAAAGGGGGTGGTGAAGCACTGAATGACTACTTTACgagaatgaggaaaatgaaTGATGGGTTTGTGTCCGTCatggatgtggatgatgagtttAGAGTCAGGAATGTGTTTTGGGCTGACGCACGAAGTCGGGCAGCATATGCGGTTTTTGGAGATGTTATCACTTTTGATACTACGTACCTAACAAATAGGTACGGAATGCCGTTTGCTCCCTTCGTTGGAGTCAACCATCATGGACAGTCCATACTCCTGGGGGCAGGGTTGATTTCAAGCGAGGATACAAGTACgtttgtttggttgtttgaaGCATGGTTAGAATGCATGAACGGACGAGCACCTCAAGCCATCATAACAGACCAAGACCGTGCAATGAAGAATGCCATTGGTATTGTATTCCCGCAAACAAGGCATAGATACTATCTCTGGCATATAATGCTGAAATTGCCAGAGAAATTGGGATCCCACGGTGATTACGACGCAGGGTTGAAGGCCAACATTCAGAATGCAGTCTATGACACACAGACTTGTGATGAATTTGAGGAGAAGTGGCAGCAGCTAATGAATAAGTATGACCTAATGGGAAATGCATGGTTGGAGGGGTTGTACACGGAGAGGTCTTTTTGGGTACCGGTTTATTTGAAAGGTGTATTTTGGGCAGGGATGAGCACTACCCAGCGGTCTGAAAGCATGAACGCCTTCTTCGACGGATATGTCCATTCCGGTACGACGTTGAAAGAATTTGTCGATCAATATGACAATGCTTTGCGGAAGAAGGTGGAGACGGAGACGGCAGCTGATTTCCAATCGTGTAACCAAACGATCCCATGTGTTTCGTCATTCAAAATTGAGAGACAGTTCCAATCATTGTATACAAATGCTAAATTTAAAGAGGTTCAATCCGAGGTTTGGGGGATGCTTTTATGTAACCCTTCGCTTGTCAGCACACAAGGCAGCATTTCCACTTTCGAGGTGCTCGAAGAGATTTCCACCCCCGATGGACAAACCAAAATTGTGAAATACAACGTTTACTTGAATGAAGAGGAATTCGAAATTAAATGCACTTGTGGCTTGTTTGAAATGAGGGGGATTATCTGTAGGCATGCATTTAAAGTCTGTCAACTGAAGTACATTCATCACGTGCCAGATAAATATGTcttagatcgatggaggaaagaCATAAAGAGATCTTACAGGCTGGTTAAGAGTAGCTATGATGATTGTCGGGCCAATACGGATTCACGGCGGCATGACGTTGTTGTTAAACGATGTCTACGATTTGCTCGACGTGTACCATGGAATGATGAGCATGTTAGTTCTTTCTTTCAGCTGTTGGAAGAGTTTGAGCAGAAGGTAGTAGGATTACAGGCTGAGTCAGGATCAACGAGGTTGAAATCGACTGTCGATGCCGATAGAGGTAAGAAAATATTAAGTCCACTTGTTATTCGTGGGAAGGGGAGACCGCCAACTCGGAGAAAGGTCCCAATGGTCGAGAAGGCTGGGAGGAAGCGAAAGAAGAAACAG ACTTATAAGAGAATATTTGTGGAGGAAGACCAAATGGGCCATCCTATGCCAGCAGAAGAAGTTGCCGGTGGTATTGACGAGGTTGTGCTCCCAACCCAGTGTAGTAATCTAACACAAGTAACACCTCCAGCCACTGAGCAGGTTTGA
- the LOC122300394 gene encoding protein FAR1-RELATED SEQUENCE 5-like isoform X1, translating to MGKEEDGRPPRPSTSTSTTHVGYTQGYYGTVNPYNPPYMMPSNTFPIPYPYAWGSQYVAVPPFGPNMASSMVSKPKELGRDEDTNQYVPMRPFGPMMPSPPSSNPEEFSRGEHTTQQYVAMPPPFAMPPFVPSLASPPSSNPEEFSRGEPQTMQGVAMPPPFAKPTFAPPCPSPLLSIPEELRGAEDSTQYSSLPPFGPTMPSPTSSNPDESRRVENTTQHSTMPPCGPSRPYPHSTTEIHVGETEPEITESPDAEGMNDLSDDDEKVDPPTAGMKFPSDNEVLLYYKRYAKQEGFGVIIKRTKRDLDGNAKYVTIGCARGGRYYPSYSNLAKPRATTKTDCKAKVNARVVNGEWVLTSVELLHNHSTVSPKKSRFFRSHRVLDEYSQRMLDLNDRAGIRMNKNFQALVTEAGGFENLEFQEKDCRNYIDKARYLRMGKGGGEALNDYFTRMRKMNDGFVSVMDVDDEFRVRNVFWADARSRAAYAVFGDVITFDTTYLTNRYGMPFAPFVGVNHHGQSILLGAGLISSEDTSTFVWLFEAWLECMNGRAPQAIITDQDRAMKNAIGIVFPQTRHRYYLWHIMLKLPEKLGSHGDYDAGLKANIQNAVYDTQTCDEFEEKWQQLMNKYDLMGNAWLEGLYTERSFWVPVYLKGVFWAGMSTTQRSESMNAFFDGYVHSGTTLKEFVDQYDNALRKKVETETAADFQSCNQTIPCVSSFKIERQFQSLYTNAKFKEVQSEVWGMLLCNPSLVSTQGSISTFEVLEEISTPDGQTKIVKYNVYLNEEEFEIKCTCGLFEMRGIICRHAFKVCQLKYIHHVPDKYVLDRWRKDIKRSYRLVKSSYDDCRANTDSRRHDVVVKRCLRFARRVPWNDEHVSSFFQLLEEFEQKVVGLQAESGSTRLKSTVDADRGKKILSPLVIRGKGRPPTRRKVPMVEKAGRKRKKKQTYKRIFVEEDQMGHPMPAEEVAGGIDEVVLPTQCSNLTQVTPPATEQATPILPHGL from the exons ATGGGCAAAGAGGAAGATGGAAGGCCACCCAGGCCATCTACGTCGACTTCTACCACCCATGTAGGATACACACAG GGATATTATGGTACTGTAAATCCATATAATCCGCCATATATGATGCCTTCAAATACATTTCCAATTCCATATCCATATGCTTGGGGTAGCCAG TATGTCGCAGTGCCACCCTTTGGACCAAACATGGCATCCTCAATGGTGAGTAAGCCGAAGGAGTTGGGTCGAGATGAAGATACAAACCAG TATGTGCCAATGCGACCCTTTGGACCAATGATGCCATCTCCTCCGTCGAGTAATCCGGAGGAGTTCAGCCGAGGTGAACATACCACGCAG CAGTATGTGGCAATGCCACCCCCCTTCGCAATGCCACCATTTGTCCCTTCGTTGGCATCCCCTCCGTCGAGTAATCCGGAGGAGTTCAGCCGAGGTGAACCCCAAACCATGCAG GGGGTTGCGATGCCACCCCCCTTCGCCAAACCAACCTTTGCACCTCCGTGTCCATCCCCTCTGTTGAGTATTCCTGAGGAGTTGAGAGGAGCTGAAGATTCGACGCAA TATTCCTCATTGCCACCCTTTGGACCAACCATGCCATCCCCTACGTCGAGTAATCCTGATGAGTCGAGACGAGTTGAAAATACAACTCAG CATTCAACTATGCCACCGTGCGGACCAAGCAGGCCCTACCCACATTCAACAACTGAAATACATGTTGGAG AAACTGAACCTGAAATAACTGAATCGCCAGATGCGGAGGGGATGAATGATCTATCAGATGATGATGAGAAAGTTGACCCTCCAACAGCTGGTATGAAATTTCCATCTGATAATGAGGTTTTGCTGTATTACAAACGATATGCCAAACAAGAGGGTTTTGGTGTGATTATCAAACggacaaagagagatctagATGGGAATGCCAAATATGTGACGATTGGTTGTGCACGTGGGGGAAGGTATTATCCTAGCTATAGTAATTTAGCTAAGCCCCGAGCAACGACAAAAACCGATTGTAAGGCAAAAGTAAATGCTCGGGTTGTGAATGGTGAATGGGTGTTGACCAGTGTTGAGCTGCTTCACAACCATAGTACTGTTAGCCCAAAGAAATCTAGATTCTTTAGATCTCACAGAGTTTTAGATGAATACAGTCAGAGGATGCTCGACTTGAATGACAGAGCGGGTATTCGGATGAATAAAAATTTCCAAGCACTTGTGACTGAAGCTGGGGGGTTTGAGAATTTGGAGTTCCAAGAGAAAGATTGCAGGAATTATATCGACAAAGCCAGATATTTAAGAATGGGTAAAGGGGGTGGTGAAGCACTGAATGACTACTTTACgagaatgaggaaaatgaaTGATGGGTTTGTGTCCGTCatggatgtggatgatgagtttAGAGTCAGGAATGTGTTTTGGGCTGACGCACGAAGTCGGGCAGCATATGCGGTTTTTGGAGATGTTATCACTTTTGATACTACGTACCTAACAAATAGGTACGGAATGCCGTTTGCTCCCTTCGTTGGAGTCAACCATCATGGACAGTCCATACTCCTGGGGGCAGGGTTGATTTCAAGCGAGGATACAAGTACgtttgtttggttgtttgaaGCATGGTTAGAATGCATGAACGGACGAGCACCTCAAGCCATCATAACAGACCAAGACCGTGCAATGAAGAATGCCATTGGTATTGTATTCCCGCAAACAAGGCATAGATACTATCTCTGGCATATAATGCTGAAATTGCCAGAGAAATTGGGATCCCACGGTGATTACGACGCAGGGTTGAAGGCCAACATTCAGAATGCAGTCTATGACACACAGACTTGTGATGAATTTGAGGAGAAGTGGCAGCAGCTAATGAATAAGTATGACCTAATGGGAAATGCATGGTTGGAGGGGTTGTACACGGAGAGGTCTTTTTGGGTACCGGTTTATTTGAAAGGTGTATTTTGGGCAGGGATGAGCACTACCCAGCGGTCTGAAAGCATGAACGCCTTCTTCGACGGATATGTCCATTCCGGTACGACGTTGAAAGAATTTGTCGATCAATATGACAATGCTTTGCGGAAGAAGGTGGAGACGGAGACGGCAGCTGATTTCCAATCGTGTAACCAAACGATCCCATGTGTTTCGTCATTCAAAATTGAGAGACAGTTCCAATCATTGTATACAAATGCTAAATTTAAAGAGGTTCAATCCGAGGTTTGGGGGATGCTTTTATGTAACCCTTCGCTTGTCAGCACACAAGGCAGCATTTCCACTTTCGAGGTGCTCGAAGAGATTTCCACCCCCGATGGACAAACCAAAATTGTGAAATACAACGTTTACTTGAATGAAGAGGAATTCGAAATTAAATGCACTTGTGGCTTGTTTGAAATGAGGGGGATTATCTGTAGGCATGCATTTAAAGTCTGTCAACTGAAGTACATTCATCACGTGCCAGATAAATATGTcttagatcgatggaggaaagaCATAAAGAGATCTTACAGGCTGGTTAAGAGTAGCTATGATGATTGTCGGGCCAATACGGATTCACGGCGGCATGACGTTGTTGTTAAACGATGTCTACGATTTGCTCGACGTGTACCATGGAATGATGAGCATGTTAGTTCTTTCTTTCAGCTGTTGGAAGAGTTTGAGCAGAAGGTAGTAGGATTACAGGCTGAGTCAGGATCAACGAGGTTGAAATCGACTGTCGATGCCGATAGAGGTAAGAAAATATTAAGTCCACTTGTTATTCGTGGGAAGGGGAGACCGCCAACTCGGAGAAAGGTCCCAATGGTCGAGAAGGCTGGGAGGAAGCGAAAGAAGAAACAG ACTTATAAGAGAATATTTGTGGAGGAAGACCAAATGGGCCATCCTATGCCAGCAGAAGAAGTTGCCGGTGGTATTGACGAGGTTGTGCTCCCAACCCAGTGTAGTAATCTAACACAAGTAACACCTCCAGCCACTGAGCAG GCTACGCCAATCTTGCCCCATGGACTTTAG